A single window of Pseudomonadota bacterium DNA harbors:
- a CDS encoding pantetheine-phosphate adenylyltransferase gives MEPSEVKVIGSKPQSLQAVAVFPGSFDPVTVGHIDLIQRSSMVFDEVVVAVACNQEKTPLFSVSERIAMISNIFTDNTKVMVETFDGLLIDYLVNRGAKVIIRGLRAVSDFEYEFQMALMNRKLAPGIETFFMTSSALYTYVSSRIVKELASLGGDVSDLVHPIVEKEIKLKYSKYSRD, from the coding sequence ATGGAGCCCTCTGAAGTGAAAGTTATCGGGTCAAAACCTCAGTCATTACAAGCCGTGGCTGTTTTCCCCGGATCTTTTGATCCGGTTACAGTAGGTCATATTGATCTGATTCAAAGAAGCTCTATGGTTTTTGATGAAGTTGTTGTTGCGGTTGCCTGCAATCAGGAGAAAACCCCGCTTTTTTCGGTATCTGAAAGAATCGCGATGATAAGTAATATTTTCACAGATAACACTAAGGTTATGGTTGAAACTTTTGATGGATTATTGATTGATTACCTTGTCAATCGCGGCGCCAAAGTTATCATTCGCGGCTTACGCGCCGTATCGGATTTTGAATACGAGTTTCAGATGGCTTTGATGAACCGTAAGCTTGCACCTGGGATAGAAACATTTTTTATGACTTCCAGCGCCCTTTATACCTATGTGAGTTCCAGGATTGTTAAAGAATTGGCTTCGTTGGGGGGGGATGTTTCCGACTTAGTGCACCCGATTGTCGAAAAAGAAATTAAATTAAAATATTCCAAATATTCAAGGGATTAA
- the recJ gene encoding single-stranded-DNA-specific exonuclease RecJ, with protein MNELCSRKWVPKRKPFETETVSKLCKELGISSQLASLLISRGFCEYATAHKFLNPSLHDLPDPFLMAGMEQAVSRLELAFCRQEKIIVFGDYDMDGIAATTILVDYLRKTGFEVDFIIPSRLTEGYGLNANAVKLIAEEGATLLVTVDCGISSFAEAQLAKSLNLDLIITDHHQIPEKLPAALAIINPHLDHCRYPDKNLAGVGVVFNLMMALRRHLRQSGLAREINLLQYLDLVALGTVADIMLLTGVNRILTSYGLVEINKANRLGLRALLEASRFPHGQEVKARDLAYRLAPRINAVGRIDNAKIAVELFLTNDKAIARQRAQFLEECNTLRRKIESDIKEEVEEILSGGNEYADKRAIILASEKWHPGVVGIVSSRIAEDHAKPTILMALEKGVGRGSGRSVPGLNLVKALEYCQSHLLRFGGHEQAVGLTINEKEIPGLREGIEEFLTRSDFKIRGLPDLEIDAYLEPLEINQKLLNEIELLEPLGPGNPEPIFALRKMRLLKTLSVGQSRKRHFKFTFAGEQDTRLSGIAFNFNGISPKSGDQLDLAFTAEKNTWQGKTEIRLNLIDFHFYQ; from the coding sequence ATGAATGAGCTCTGTTCGCGTAAATGGGTGCCGAAAAGAAAGCCGTTTGAGACCGAGACCGTGAGCAAGCTTTGTAAAGAACTCGGTATCTCTTCACAGCTGGCATCTTTGTTAATCAGTCGTGGTTTTTGTGAATACGCCACGGCGCATAAATTTCTGAACCCATCTCTACATGATTTGCCCGATCCCTTTTTAATGGCAGGCATGGAGCAGGCCGTCTCTCGTCTTGAACTGGCATTTTGTCGGCAAGAAAAGATCATCGTTTTCGGAGATTACGACATGGATGGGATCGCAGCGACGACCATTCTGGTTGATTATCTGCGCAAAACCGGCTTTGAAGTTGATTTCATCATCCCCTCACGACTGACTGAAGGTTATGGCTTAAATGCCAATGCCGTCAAACTGATTGCTGAAGAGGGGGCAACTTTGTTGGTCACGGTCGACTGTGGTATCTCCAGCTTTGCAGAGGCTCAACTGGCCAAATCTCTCAATTTGGACCTGATTATTACCGATCATCACCAGATTCCTGAAAAACTGCCTGCTGCTTTGGCAATTATTAATCCGCATCTGGATCATTGCCGATATCCCGATAAGAATTTGGCCGGGGTTGGGGTTGTTTTTAATTTAATGATGGCTTTACGTCGTCATTTGCGTCAATCAGGACTTGCACGAGAAATTAATCTTCTCCAGTATTTAGATCTGGTAGCCTTGGGAACCGTTGCCGACATTATGCTTCTGACTGGTGTCAATCGAATTTTAACCAGTTACGGACTGGTAGAAATTAACAAGGCTAACCGCCTTGGACTTAGAGCTTTGTTGGAAGCCAGTCGTTTCCCTCACGGGCAAGAGGTTAAAGCTCGGGATTTGGCCTATCGTCTGGCTCCCAGAATTAATGCGGTCGGTCGTATTGATAATGCGAAAATTGCGGTTGAGCTTTTTTTGACTAATGATAAAGCGATAGCCCGGCAAAGAGCCCAGTTTCTAGAGGAATGTAATACTCTTCGTCGAAAGATTGAAAGTGATATCAAGGAAGAAGTAGAAGAGATTTTATCCGGCGGAAATGAATATGCCGATAAACGAGCAATTATCTTGGCCTCTGAAAAGTGGCATCCCGGAGTTGTAGGTATTGTTTCCTCAAGAATAGCTGAAGATCATGCTAAGCCGACAATCTTGATGGCCCTGGAGAAAGGTGTAGGGCGCGGTTCGGGGCGCAGCGTTCCGGGTCTTAACTTGGTCAAGGCCCTGGAATATTGTCAATCACATCTTCTTCGTTTTGGTGGTCATGAACAAGCTGTTGGCTTGACCATAAACGAGAAGGAAATACCAGGATTGCGCGAAGGGATAGAAGAATTTCTAACTCGATCAGACTTTAAGATCAGGGGCCTGCCAGATCTTGAAATCGACGCCTATCTTGAACCTCTGGAGATCAACCAGAAATTACTTAATGAGATCGAGCTTCTCGAACCTTTGGGACCGGGTAACCCAGAACCAATTTTTGCGCTGCGCAAAATGCGACTTCTCAAAACCCTCTCTGTAGGTCAGAGCCGTAAACGTCATTTTAAATTTACTTTTGCTGGTGAACAAGATACCCGTTTATCCGGTATCGCCTTCAATTTCAATGGAATAAGCCCGAAAAGTGGAGATCAACTTGACTTGGCTTTTACCGCCGAAAAAAATACTTGGCAGGGGAAAACTGAAATCCGTCTAAATCTGATTGATTTTCATTTTTATCAATAG
- a CDS encoding ferredoxin: protein MIISDKDLEKEAVLEVGRLMAAAARTAPKGKGADTIFTALLTADDKDRVAKRMETIAREEDIPFFQRDAANVYQVPAVLVIGTAFKPLGIPHCGDCGYKNCQTCRDEGEGRCNFNIIDLGIALGSAVSVAALHHVDNRIMFSCGKAVMELGIMPSEVKMAYAIPLSIANKSPFFDR from the coding sequence ATGATTATCTCGGATAAAGATCTTGAAAAAGAAGCGGTTTTGGAGGTTGGCCGCTTAATGGCTGCAGCCGCAAGAACAGCACCTAAAGGCAAAGGGGCGGATACTATCTTTACCGCTCTTCTGACCGCTGACGACAAAGACCGGGTTGCTAAGCGTATGGAGACCATCGCCCGAGAAGAAGATATTCCCTTCTTTCAACGCGATGCCGCTAATGTTTATCAGGTGCCAGCGGTTCTGGTTATCGGCACGGCCTTTAAACCTTTAGGAATACCCCATTGCGGAGACTGCGGTTACAAAAACTGCCAAACATGTCGCGACGAAGGTGAGGGGCGGTGTAATTTTAATATCATTGATTTGGGTATCGCTTTGGGCAGTGCCGTTTCTGTGGCAGCGTTGCATCATGTTGACAACCGGATTATGTTTTCCTGCGGCAAAGCGGTGATGGAGTTAGGAATAATGCCGTCCGAGGTTAAAATGGCTTATGCGATTCCTCTTTCAATTGCAAACAAAAGCCCTTTTTTCGACCGTTAA
- a CDS encoding HIT domain-containing protein — protein sequence MSRFALWAPWRINYILDDTPKQKEKEKECLFCRLHQEDQDRTNLVLARSRQSYVLLNRYPYSSCHLLVLPMTHVADLNDLQAESYTDLMLLLKKSTGFLQQALNPAGLNIGLNLGKAAGAGIEDHLHFHIVPRWHGDHNFMPVIADTMVMPQYLDDSYTKLKPFFTTV from the coding sequence ATGTCGCGTTTTGCGCTCTGGGCGCCTTGGAGAATAAATTATATTCTGGACGACACACCAAAACAAAAGGAGAAAGAGAAAGAATGTCTCTTCTGTCGCCTCCACCAAGAAGACCAAGATCGCACTAATCTGGTTCTCGCTCGTAGTCGGCAAAGTTATGTTCTTTTAAACCGCTATCCTTACAGCAGTTGTCATCTTCTGGTTTTACCGATGACTCATGTCGCCGACCTGAATGACCTACAGGCTGAGTCGTATACCGACTTGATGTTATTGTTGAAAAAGTCGACCGGCTTCCTGCAGCAGGCCCTGAACCCGGCAGGCCTTAATATAGGTCTTAACCTTGGGAAAGCAGCTGGAGCCGGGATCGAGGATCATCTCCATTTTCATATTGTTCCGCGTTGGCATGGAGATCATAATTTCATGCCGGTTATCGCCGACACGATGGTCATGCCACAATACCTTGATGAT